The proteins below are encoded in one region of Williamsoniiplasma luminosum:
- a CDS encoding ATP-binding cassette domain-containing protein gives MSIKLRNIVIDYGESIAVNDISLSIETGELVSLLGPSGCGKTTTLNAIAGLVQTSQGQIIFDGVDVTQRSPQKRNIGLVFQNYALYPHLSVFQNIAFPLYENKKFKQEIIRHNKLIKLQMQNLKFFGSSTKTSKFQEEISKNILKLLNDIEDKFDKLQQVKLKEIQKISDTNAISVYGTKELNAYRSRLFTIWFDQARAFVETQKYNLFNSFFESLNANIGSVKATLADWDKAFNLDLVISQTQKYVEIESLEISKSKIKSINESVKSNKTLLESEIKSIIKFWKLHGKPLQWLVDDQTKTSIFQKQENEFNDWTRQFQEAVVALMENNQKEQKALEKMWAKILESIALIEDQKVEIAEKHKELYEQKKHFRQEVKSAVLEVAEKVEIVNQLHKKPYELSGGQQQRVSIARAIVKKPKVLLLDEPLSNLDAKLRSSTREWIKKFQKSTGITTIFVTHDQEEAMSISDKIFVMSKGQLQQSGKPMEIYKKPENVFVANFIGTPSMNFIEKTKVDKLGNVTFGGVSFGQIQNKTYFNKEVIMGIRPEHFELANSKTKIEKANSKVLQATIDNIEKLGRSEYIKAVLKFNNQEIRVIYDVKNISSTNNQDIELNAIKGNIYIFDIEDEGKLVEVI, from the coding sequence ATGAGTATTAAATTAAGAAACATCGTAATTGATTATGGAGAATCAATTGCAGTTAATGATATTTCACTATCAATAGAAACAGGTGAATTGGTATCACTTTTAGGACCATCTGGTTGTGGTAAAACAACAACCCTAAATGCTATTGCTGGCTTGGTTCAAACCAGCCAAGGACAAATTATTTTTGATGGTGTTGATGTAACTCAACGTTCTCCACAAAAGAGAAATATTGGTTTGGTTTTTCAAAATTATGCACTATATCCACATTTATCTGTTTTCCAAAATATTGCTTTTCCGCTTTATGAAAATAAAAAATTTAAACAAGAAATTATCAGACATAATAAGTTAATTAAATTGCAAATGCAAAATTTAAAGTTTTTTGGTTCATCAACAAAAACATCAAAATTCCAAGAAGAAATCTCAAAAAACATTCTTAAATTATTGAATGATATTGAAGACAAATTTGATAAATTGCAACAAGTAAAACTCAAAGAAATCCAAAAAATTTCAGATACAAACGCAATCAGCGTTTATGGAACTAAAGAATTAAATGCTTATAGATCTCGTTTATTTACCATTTGATTTGATCAAGCACGTGCCTTTGTTGAAACCCAAAAATACAATTTATTTAATAGCTTTTTTGAAAGTTTAAATGCAAATATTGGGTCAGTAAAAGCGACTTTAGCAGATTGAGATAAAGCATTTAATCTTGATTTAGTAATTTCACAAACTCAAAAATATGTTGAAATTGAATCTTTGGAAATTTCTAAATCAAAAATTAAAAGTATCAATGAATCTGTCAAATCTAATAAAACATTATTGGAAAGTGAGATTAAATCAATCATTAAATTTTGAAAATTGCATGGAAAACCACTTCAATGATTAGTGGATGATCAAACAAAAACAAGCATCTTCCAAAAACAAGAAAATGAATTCAATGACTGAACTCGCCAATTCCAAGAAGCGGTTGTTGCCTTGATGGAAAATAACCAAAAAGAGCAAAAGGCACTTGAAAAAATGTGAGCTAAAATTCTTGAATCAATCGCTTTGATTGAAGACCAAAAAGTTGAGATTGCTGAAAAACATAAAGAATTATATGAACAAAAGAAACACTTCCGACAAGAAGTTAAGAGTGCTGTTTTAGAAGTGGCTGAAAAAGTGGAAATTGTAAATCAATTGCACAAAAAACCATATGAACTATCTGGTGGACAACAACAACGTGTCTCAATTGCCAGAGCAATTGTTAAAAAACCAAAAGTTCTTTTATTGGATGAACCATTATCAAATCTTGATGCAAAACTACGTTCATCAACTCGTGAATGAATTAAAAAATTCCAAAAATCAACAGGAATTACCACCATTTTTGTTACTCATGATCAAGAAGAAGCAATGAGTATTTCTGATAAAATTTTTGTTATGAGTAAAGGTCAATTACAACAAAGTGGTAAACCGATGGAAATTTATAAAAAACCAGAAAACGTTTTTGTTGCTAACTTCATCGGAACTCCTTCAATGAACTTCATTGAAAAAACTAAAGTTGATAAACTTGGAAATGTAACATTTGGTGGTGTCTCATTTGGGCAAATCCAAAATAAAACTTACTTTAATAAAGAAGTAATTATGGGGATTAGACCAGAACATTTTGAATTAGCAAATTCAAAAACTAAAATTGAAAAAGCTAATTCAAAAGTTCTGCAAGCAACAATTGATAACATCGAAAAATTAGGACGAAGCGAGTATATCAAAGCTGTTTTAAAATTTAACAACCAAGAAATTCGTGTGATTTATGATGTGAAAAATATTTCATCAACAAATAATCAAGATATTGAATTAAATGCAATCAAAGGCAATATTTATATTTTTGATATTGAAGATGAGGGAAAATTGGTTGAGGTAATTTAA
- a CDS encoding carbohydrate ABC transporter permease: MAITNLNDKINPDQKVVVVVEQPLSTTQVNKSFKTRLTSMKSKMKSKKMSKKDDNALIQLIWITPALAFIALFIFFSAFIVFKNGFNKFPLDIKWEFTFDVFTAVARDETFQRALINSLMYVAFVVPIGLIFSIGVAKALSALLSKRMFSFLQGIFFLPYVTSAMAVAMAFAFMFSSNDAGIFNKLLGAFGIKPISWLEDPKYAIVTVFIFGIWRSLPFQIVMLTTAFMRINTQYYSAASVDGMKKWKQFWRVSIPQIVPTIIYLVTVGIIGSFKALPLGLFGSEKKAESVNAQTIVFWIYDRTTGAGGIQSNQMAGAASIILLAIILAVTIINRQITKMLNKRYR; encoded by the coding sequence ATGGCAATTACAAATTTAAATGACAAAATTAACCCCGATCAAAAAGTGGTTGTGGTGGTTGAACAACCGCTTTCAACCACCCAAGTTAACAAGAGTTTTAAAACTCGCTTAACTTCGATGAAGTCAAAAATGAAATCAAAGAAAATGAGCAAAAAAGATGACAATGCTTTAATCCAGTTGATTTGAATAACACCAGCCTTGGCGTTCATCGCTTTATTCATTTTCTTTTCAGCTTTTATTGTTTTTAAAAATGGATTTAATAAATTCCCTTTAGACATTAAATGAGAATTTACTTTCGATGTTTTTACAGCTGTTGCTCGTGATGAAACATTTCAAAGGGCTTTAATTAATTCATTAATGTATGTGGCATTTGTTGTTCCAATTGGATTGATCTTTTCAATCGGTGTGGCAAAAGCCTTATCAGCATTATTAAGCAAAAGAATGTTTTCATTTTTACAAGGGATCTTTTTCTTACCTTATGTAACAAGTGCAATGGCTGTGGCGATGGCTTTTGCCTTTATGTTCAGTTCAAATGATGCAGGTATTTTTAATAAACTCTTAGGCGCTTTTGGAATTAAACCAATATCTTGATTAGAAGACCCAAAATATGCGATTGTGACTGTTTTCATTTTTGGAATTTGAAGATCATTACCATTCCAAATCGTGATGTTAACAACAGCATTTATGCGTATTAATACACAATATTATTCTGCTGCAAGTGTTGATGGAATGAAAAAATGAAAACAGTTTTGAAGAGTAAGCATTCCCCAAATAGTTCCAACAATTATTTACTTAGTCACCGTTGGAATCATTGGTTCCTTTAAGGCATTGCCTTTAGGATTGTTTGGTTCTGAAAAGAAAGCTGAATCAGTCAACGCTCAAACTATTGTTTTTTGAATTTATGACCGTACAACCGGAGCTGGGGGAATTCAATCCAATCAAATGGCTGGGGCGGCATCAATTATTCTTTTAGCAATCATTTTAGCCGTCACAATCATCAATAGACAAATTACAAAAATGCTAAATAAGAGATATAGATAG